In the genome of Arabidopsis thaliana chromosome 4, partial sequence, the window TTTTTTAGCAAATCTATCAATCCATCATCTGTCAAAACTGAAACTCTTACTTCTGTCAGTTCAGGGTCTGGGCTTTTGGCCAATAATGATACTTCAGTTCTGGCATCATTATTGTCAGACAATTCAGCTTCAAAATCTTCATCAAATGCAactaaaatcataataaaacGGTTAGCAATTCAATATCACAAAGTCATTGCAAAAGCAGCTTAAGAGAAATAAAAGCCATTACAGACCAGAACCATAGAGAGTCAGAAGCCTCAATTCTTTAATGTAGTACTTTATCGTCCTTGGGTACATGAGCCAGAGTCCTGATAGGTGCAACGCTGCAAGGCGAATTGTGCGTGGACTTTTCTGACCTTCCTCAAGTACTTTTTCAACGAACTGTGAAACAAGACATTACAAATAAACACATTTTTTCTCATCGGTTCCCtcaactaatttaattaagaaGGATTGGTGCATACCCACTTCAGCGGACCATGCTCATCTTCAGTTATGTGCATATCTTTATTACTAAACAAAGAAGAATGCAACACAGAAGACAAAAGCGCAGCAATGGGTGCAACCCTTCTTTTCTTACAGCTGATATGCAATATCCAACATGATTTGACCAACTGCCACATCGTCTACTTGCAAGGCATAACaagaaatgaaatattttttaattattataaaggATGAACACAAAACTTCCATCCAATCTAGATcaaaattattacaaaaccTGAGTATCCACACCCGAGAAACCATCCAAAGATGATTTCCCAGACGCAAGTATCCCCAAAGCGAGTCTGACAGATTTCAGCATAGGCAAAGCAGAACCCTCCCCAGCATTTTCAAGGCTGCCAAATCGTAAAGGGAAAGTTAGAGGTCATTCAAGAAATGTAAGCATGATTGCATCCTAAGACTACTTGAATCAAATTTATCACACATCCCACCTCTCTACAATATCTTGAAAAATGCTTTTAACTGTATCATCTGAAAAGAACGACTTTCTATCCTCTGGAATACGTCTGGCATCAAGAATATGCATGACTGATAACAGAGACTCCACACAAAGCCACtgaataaaatacaaaaaggtCAGAGACTCAGAATTTTCCTTTGGCAATCCAAAAGCAAAAGGCCACTGATAAGAtcttgtaatatatatgattccaCTGGTAAACAGCTATAGCTCTGTCAAAACAAATTGTGCATTACCTTCCAGCTTAGCAGAACTGCCCTTCTACTTCTTACCAGAACTCCTGCTGTGAGAAGATGGTTAATGTTACGGACGAAAGCCGGAACCGAAACTTGTAACCAAAATTCACCATCTACCATGGATAACAATGTACTATCGTTTTCTAAAAGGTTGAAAGCTCCAGCTGAGCACAAGGACACAAATGCATTCAGTACTGAAGCTAGCGCCTCAAATGCTGCAAGATAGATCTCAGCTGCGGCCTGGTCAGAAGCATTTATAGTGAATTAGTGCAATGTGATTCCATAGAAGACACAAGAAAGCTGAGAGCTTAACACATTACATGCATCCTATCAAATTTGACCATTTAAAAGCAGGGCATTACCTCAGAATTACAAATTTGAGATGATATAGTATGCTGGGTGAACTTCCAAAAGAAAGCCAATGCCAATTTGAGTTCACCAACACCACTAGTGAATTGAGCACAGTATGACGAGATCAACCCAATAGTTTTCACCGACAATACCTGCTCATCATAGAGAACTGGCATGAAACTTGTTCAATGTTGAACTGAGCTTAAGGAAATTTGTAAGTAATTGTCCTACAAGGAACTATGCGTATGGAAATTTGTAAGTAATTGTCctataaaaacaagaaaagaaatcataCAGCTTCCAGTACAGCTGTTGTAGTAGGAACAGATAGCCGGCGTTGACTTGGACCCCCTAGTTTTCCTATGACAGAACCAGGCAGAGCACCATTCTCCACAGTAGTATGAGACCAGAATATTGAACAAGATGAATCAGCAAATGGAATCAGCTCCTTCTGTATTGTCATGCCAGGAAGGAACCATCATAGTAAGCCAAGTTAGTGAGAGGACAATTATATTATTGTGTATCAAGAAAAAGTGTTGGCACATACCAGTATTGATAAGAGAACTACAGcaaactttttcttaataCTGGAAGCATCGACAACAATCTGCTTGCCAGTTTGCTCATCAGAGCCAATGCCTGACTTGCTTTTCACCGAAGAACTAAGCTCAGAAATTCCATCTTGCATGTTCTGGAGCTCTAAAAGCATACTCAgaataaagattaaaaacttCGCAGGTGCTCGTTTTAAATGGTTCTTCTCTTGGAAAAAACTAAGGCCGTTATTTTGCACAAACTGCAGAGATAGGGATTATTGTCAAATTTGCACCAGAAATATTTTGTTGACAGGTCAAAATCAAAGTCAAGGAATACAAACCATTATGATATCGGTGAGATGCTCTTCTTTATTAATCATGAGGAAAAATACTCTTGCCCATCGTTTTGTTTGGGAATCCCATGCCTCCaagtcttcatcatcaaaactcTCAACATTATCACTGGTAAATCCTTTCAGATACTCATAAAGGCTCGCCAGAAGACGAGTGCCATCAGTACATAAACTGTTGGAAGTCTTTCTGTTGCACCCCTGGAGCCATTCTAACATCATTTTGCGCAATAAACCTGACATAGAAGAAAGCATATGATGTTAGACGATGACCTTCCATTTACTTTCCATATGTAAATAGTCTCCCGCTCACCATCATGGTCAGTAAACTCCCGAGGAATTGCTGAAACAAACTGCAATAGTGTTCCAAGAGGAACATTACAAGGGTTCACCACAGAAGCAGCAGTTTCTAACACTTTTTGATAAACtagaaaatggaaaagaacaatcaaaaGAAGGAATTTTAGTGTGTTTAATATCGTGAGGGAAgctacaaaattataattccACATACGTATAATTGACTTTAACAAGATAACTGATCAGTGACCTCGAATACGGTATTTATGATTAAAATGCTGTCTGCTGCTCTCTGCAACAAACTTCAAGACATCCAGTATATGTGTCATATCATCTTGACTTAAATGTCCACAAGAAGATTCCTGGGCAGTCCCAGAGAATTTATCTTCGAGGTGCCCCATTTCCTTGTCCCCGTATCCTCCAACTACATATGCCGTAGAAACAATACATTGTACGAGAGCCATAAATCCAGCTCTACAAAAAGACTGTTTCTTCGCAAGAGATGCCAGGTTGATCAAAAATCCAACCCGATTCCTATGAAATGAGTAAACAGTTCAATAAcataatgatttttatttatggtttaaTAATTCACAGACCCTAGAGAACATATCCAGCCGCACATGACCGATAACATATTTACATGAAAGcaacaaacataaaaagtTGGAATTGTAACTTGAGACATCCTACCTTGGGTTGAGGCAACTTGTGTACGCACTCACATATTGAGCTGCACCTTCAATTGTTCTTGATGTATAGATTCCTTTCAGCCCTGGGAGAGCAGAATACGCAAGAAATAAGTCTAGTTATCCGTTATCACTTCGGCAAGATGGCAGTAAAACAATGAAGAGTTCCAATACAATTTATTAAAGACATTGGAATACATTTCTTCAAGAAGCACATACCAAAATCCTTGTGGTGTGTAGGATCATTCAAACCCTCTATGAAAGGACCAAGAACGAAAGTTTGGGACATTGATTGTGTACATGTTTTGTATCTTCTCCACTCGATACCGAAAAATGACTCCATGACCGTGCACCTGACTAAAATTGAAATAGATGAATTAGAAACAGAACTGATATGAAATGGAGGTCTGAATTAACCAAAGTGTGTTGCCAACATGGATACTTTACTTTAAGTGACGCTCTATCCATGAGTAAAAGAGAATTTTTGGCCACAATGGGACAACTTCAAATACTGATTTTATCTGATGAACAAGTGTAagaaattgttgaatactAACTAAACAATATGCTACAACAAGCAAACAGTACCTAGAGGGTTATCATGACGAAAGCCTCGATTCCAAAGAACCTCtaaccaattaaaaattttagcttcttcatctgGAGTTTCCATGTGACCATGATGAGAGTTATTACAGTCGGATTTCAAGGTTCCATCATATCTGAGAGATGACTTGATTAATAAATCAATCTGAAAGGTAGATTAAAAAAAGCAATGAGCAGAGGAGAAACGCATCAAGAGCAGAATATTTACAAATACCAGAGAGATTAACTGACCTGGTTACTCCATGCTGCTTCTACAAGATGAGTGCCGTACTCCTCAAGCATCTCATACAAGAGCAGAAAAGCTTGCCATCCCTGCTGACTAGTCAACCCAGAGTCGACAGAGCCATACAATTCTCCGACGCCAAGCGACTTGGCTTCCTTTTCTGCCCACGTCTCCTTTCTTGTCATAGACCGATTAACTGAATTCCCTTCGGGCTTCTTCTCAGAAATGGTCTCACTCACTTCAATAATGGATAAAACTGATTTAAGTATATGCAATGACTGCTTCCTTACTAAGCTCTCATCAACAACctgaaaagaaatgttttgtaCTCATGGATGACCCTATTGTGGAAATTGGAGAATCTGTAAGAATAGCGGTATTTTTGCCATACCAAGCCTATCTTGATTTCATCCCAAAACTCTTGTTCAGACCTCAAGTCAAATTGAACAGCGTCtttttctgaaacaaaactttcagTTCCGTCAGTCCAAGAGCCAGAAGAAAGACACAAAGACAGAACACTGTAAGCATCCCTTCTCTCTATTGATCCAACCGAGAACAGCTTCTTGCAGCATTCCCAAATTCTTTTTATGAAGCCATTCCTGGAGTTTACAgctttaaaaatcattaaagagatcaaagaaaaaaactaaccaaaaagCACATAAATTTTTGGTTCTTAACCTCACCTTGAAAGTATGAACAGATTTCCTTGGTGTGAGATCTTCAAGGATGACTGAGAAGAGAATGCCTTGAAAATAGCAGGGAGGAGGAAACTAACAGCACAAGAACGATGTTCTACACTTTGTGACAAAAGCCGCTCAGTCGTATTACACAAATCCCAAAGCATACCAGCTGCAAAACTTTCCACCTTCGGAGCTGCTTGGTGACTTTGAAAAGCAGCATTCAGAATCAAATTCAGAAGATGGCACGACAATGGAATTGGAAATGATCCAGACAACTGTGCAATGTAGTTTTCATCCATATCTATTGTATTCAAAGAATCACGGAGGCAGAGGTCGCCCCATTTGATGAAATCTGATTCTTCGTGTTGACGCATTCCCATCGAAAAACCAACTGATCTTAGTAAAAATGGCACCAAGCTCACTCCCAACATATCCAATACATTAGTCTCGATCACTACATCAAAGAACGATTCTACAATCTGGtacaatcaaacaaagaaaccaaaagaaacaacaaaatgatcAACAATCTCAAGGAGATCAAAACTCTAAGGACTATAGTCAACAGCAGAAATTTCTACCTTATTAAGCATATCCAAATCATATGCACGAACCATCTTCATCAATGGAATAAACACTCTCCACACAAATAGCTGCAACGCATTATGATTATCCGCAGCAACAAAGCCTGCTTCAACCTCATAACCATCAATTAAACAATTCTGTAATCACTAACACATCATACATatctaaaaattcaaaattggtAACTCACCAAAATTCTTTAGTAGATGACAAAGCCCAGCCACCAATGAAGCTATGTGGTTGCAATCATCAGAATCAAATCTCTTGTCCCCATTTACCGTATCCTATTCAAAAACATGTTCAAATCTTAAATTGAACAATCCGAAGCAAATTGCCGAAGTGTGAAACAATAAACCAATCAATCAATACCTCTAAACGAAAAGGGAATTGCTCAATGAGAGATTCGAAAAGAGTTGAAGGAGATACGCCTGTGGAGCTTAAAACACAGTCAAGGAAAGCAGGAATAGCTGCTGGTGGAACTTGCTTGAAGCTCAGTGACAATGAAGTAATCACTGACGAACCCATTTCAATTGAAGCTTCgaacttcaaaaaaattggCTGCAAGCAGCCAGAATAGATGAAGAAACGTAAACGAATTTGAAATTAGTACAGAGGGAAGTGTTACGAGGAATCTCTCTGTTAAACcctttcaaataattttcatgGCTTAGGACAGATAAACCCTAGTCGTATAATTAGGGGGGAAATTAGAATTATTGATAAGGGCTTTCTTGGGCTTAACTTAGTATGATTGGGCCGTATGGGATAGACTtcaggagaagaaaaaaaaaaaaaaaccggaAATTGTTCGGGGGATTGAACCCGACGTGAATCGAACACGCAACCTTCTGATCTGGAG includes:
- a CDS encoding tRNA/rRNA methyltransferase (SpoU) family protein; protein product: MGSSVITSLSLSFKQVPPAAIPAFLDCVLSSTGVSPSTLFESLIEQFPFRLEDTVNGDKRFDSDDCNHIASLVAGLCHLLKNFGFVAADNHNALQLFVWRVFIPLMKMVRAYDLDMLNKIVESFFDVVIETNVLDMLGVSLVPFLLRSVGFSMGMRQHEESDFIKWGDLCLRDSLNTIDMDENYIAQLSGSFPIPLSCHLLNLILNAAFQSHQAAPKVESFAAGMLWDLCNTTERLLSQSVEHRSCAVSFLLPAIFKAFSSQSSLKISHQGNLFILSRNGFIKRIWECCKKLFSVGSIERRDAYSVLSLCLSSGSWTDGTESFVSEKDAVQFDLRSEQEFWDEIKIGLVVDESLVRKQSLHILKSVLSIIEVSETISEKKPEGNSVNRSMTRKETWAEKEAKSLGVGELYGSVDSGLTSQQGWQAFLLLYEMLEEYGTHLVEAAWSNQIDLLIKSSLRYDGTLKSDCNNSHHGHMETPDEEAKIFNWLEVLWNRGFRHDNPLVRCTVMESFFGIEWRRYKTCTQSMSQTFVLGPFIEGLNDPTHHKDFGLKGIYTSRTIEGAAQYVSAYTSCLNPRNRVGFLINLASLAKKQSFCRAGFMALVQCIVSTAYVVGGYGDKEMGHLEDKFSGTAQESSCGHLSQDDMTHILDVLKFVAESSRQHFNHKYRIRVYQKVLETAASVVNPCNVPLGTLLQFVSAIPREFTDHDGLLRKMMLEWLQGCNRKTSNSLCTDGTRLLASLYEYLKGFTSDNVESFDDEDLEAWDSQTKRWARVFFLMINKEEHLTDIIMFVQNNGLSFFQEKNHLKRAPAKFLIFILSMLLELQNMQDGISELSSSVKSKSGIGSDEQTGKQIVVDASSIKKKFAVVLLSILKELIPFADSSCSIFWSHTTVENGALPGSVIGKLGGPSQRRLSVPTTTAVLEAVLSVKTIGLISSYCAQFTSGVGELKLALAFFWKFTQHTISSQICNSEAAAEIYLAAFEALASVLNAFVSLCSAGAFNLLENDSTLLSMVDGEFWLQVSVPAFVRNINHLLTAGVLVRSRRAVLLSWKWLCVESLLSVMHILDARRIPEDRKSFFSDDTVKSIFQDIVESLENAGEGSALPMLKSVRLALGILASGKSSLDGFSGVDTQTMWQLVKSCWILHISCKKRRVAPIAALLSSVLHSSLFSNKDMHITEDEHGPLKWFVEKVLEEGQKSPRTIRLAALHLSGLWLMYPRTIKYYIKELRLLTLYGSVAFDEDFEAELSDNNDARTEVSLLAKSPDPELTELFINTELYARVSVAGLFQKLANLAYMVEPASQNQDCQDALVAGKLFLLELLDAAVHDKDLAKELYKKYSAIHRRKIRAWQMICIMSRFVCNDIVGQVMDSVHICLHRNNLPAVRQYLETFAINIYLKFPALVKEQLVPILKNYDSKAQQALSSYVFVAANVILHAEKIAQQTHLRELLPPILPLLTSHHHSLRGFAQLLVHRVLFRLFPPVESTSSHTISLEKLSFENLKSYLDKNPDCSRLRASMEGFLDAYDPSTSATPAGVFVNRVEESEFECVPTCLMDNVLSFLNDVREDLRASMAKDVVTIKNEGFKIDEEPKRRLIMSTTDEERLSEPSSLDFQRKITLSKHEKQDASSTSVLRNGETYKRLFEMEKEDELVTQLLRSRSMEVERLKSGRQSLILVASLVDRIPNLAGLARTCEVFKASSLAVADASIIHDKQFQLISVTAEKWVPIMEVPVNSLKLFLEKKKREGFSILGLEQTANSVSLDKYQFPKKTVLVLGREKEGIPVDIIHILDACIEIPQLGVVRSLNVHVSGAIALWEYTRQQRI
- a CDS encoding tRNA/rRNA methyltransferase (SpoU) family protein — translated: MGSSVITSLSLSFKQVPPAAIPAFLDCVLSSTGVSPSTLFESLIEQFPFRLEDTVNGDKRFDSDDCNHIASLVAGLCHLLKNFAGFVAADNHNALQLFVWRVFIPLMKMVRAYDLDMLNKIVESFFDVVIETNVLDMLGVSLVPFLLRSVGFSMGMRQHEESDFIKWGDLCLRDSLNTIDMDENYIAQLSGSFPIPLSCHLLNLILNAAFQSHQAAPKVESFAAGMLWDLCNTTERLLSQSVEHRSCAVSFLLPAIFKAFSSQSSLKISHQGNLFILSRNGFIKRIWECCKKLFSVGSIERRDAYSVLSLCLSSGSWTDGTESFVSEKDAVQFDLRSEQEFWDEIKIGLVVDESLVRKQSLHILKSVLSIIEVSETISEKKPEGNSVNRSMTRKETWAEKEAKSLGVGELYGSVDSGLTSQQGWQAFLLLYEMLEEYGTHLVEAAWSNQIDLLIKSSLRYDGTLKSDCNNSHHGHMETPDEEAKIFNWLEVLWNRGFRHDNPLVRCTVMESFFGIEWRRYKTCTQSMSQTFVLGPFIEGLNDPTHHKDFGLKGIYTSRTIEGAAQYVSAYTSCLNPRNRVGFLINLASLAKKQSFCRAGFMALVQCIVSTAYVVGGYGDKEMGHLEDKFSGTAQESSCGHLSQDDMTHILDVLKFVAESSRQHFNHKYRIRVYQKVLETAASVVNPCNVPLGTLLQFVSAIPREFTDHDGLLRKMMLEWLQGCNRKTSNSLCTDGTRLLASLYEYLKGFTSDNVESFDDEDLEAWDSQTKRWARVFFLMINKEEHLTDIIMFVQNNGLSFFQEKNHLKRAPAKFLIFILSMLLELQNMQDGISELSSSVKSKSGIGSDEQTGKQIVVDASSIKKKFAVVLLSILKELIPFADSSCSIFWSHTTVENGALPGSVIGKLGGPSQRRLSVPTTTAVLEAVLSVKTIGLISSYCAQFTSGVGELKLALAFFWKFTQHTISSQICNSEAAAEIYLAAFEALASVLNAFVSLCSAGAFNLLENDSTLLSMVDGEFWLQVSVPAFVRNINHLLTAGVLVRSRRAVLLSWKWLCVESLLSVMHILDARRIPEDRKSFFSDDTVKSIFQDIVESLENAGEGSALPMLKSVRLALGILASGKSSLDGFSGVDTQTMWQLVKSCWILHISCKKRRVAPIAALLSSVLHSSLFSNKDMHITEDEHGPLKWFVEKVLEEGQKSPRTIRLAALHLSGLWLMYPRTIKYYIKELRLLTLYGSVAFDEDFEAELSDNNDARTEVSLLAKSPDPELTELFINTELYARVSVAGLFQKLANLAYMVEPASQNQDCQDALVAGKLFLLELLDAAVHDKDLAKELYKKYSAIHRRKIRAWQMICIMSRFVCNDIVGQVMDSVHICLHRNNLPAVRQYLETFAINIYLKFPALVKEQLVPILKNYDSKAQQALSSYVFVAANVILHAEKIAQQTHLRELLPPILPLLTSHHHSLRGFAQLLVHRVLFRLFPPVESTSSHTISLEKLSFENLKSYLDKNPDCSRLRASMEGFLDAYDPSTSATPAGVFVNRVEESEFECVPTCLMDNVLSFLNDVREDLRASMAKDVVTIKNEGFKIDEEPKRRLIMSTTDEERLSEPSSLDFQRKITLSKHEKQDASSTSVLRNGETYKRLFEMEKEDELVTQLLRSRSMEVERLKSGRQSLILVASLVDRIPNLAGLARTCEVFKASSLAVADASIIHDKQFQLISVTAEKWVPIMEVPVNSLKLFLEKKKREGFSILGLEQTANSVSLDKYQFPKKTVLVLGREKEGIPVDIIHILDACIEIPQLGVVRSLNVHVSGAIALWEYTRQQRI
- a CDS encoding tRNA/rRNA methyltransferase (SpoU) family protein (tRNA/rRNA methyltransferase (SpoU) family protein; FUNCTIONS IN: RNA binding, RNA methyltransferase activity; INVOLVED IN: RNA processing; LOCATED IN: endomembrane system; EXPRESSED IN: 17 plant structures; EXPRESSED DURING: 9 growth stages; CONTAINS InterPro DOMAIN/s: tRNA/rRNA methyltransferase, SpoU (InterPro:IPR001537); Has 6630 Blast hits to 6614 proteins in 1865 species: Archae - 7; Bacteria - 4787; Metazoa - 103; Fungi - 50; Plants - 109; Viruses - 0; Other Eukaryotes - 1574 (source: NCBI BLink).), which produces MGSSVITSLSLSFKQVPPAAIPAFLDCVLSSTGVSPSTLFESLIEQFPFRLEDTVNGDKRFDSDDCNHIASLVAGLCHLLKNFGFVAADNHNALQLFVWRVFIPLMKMVRAYDLDMLNKIVESFFDVVIETNVLDMLGVSLVPFLLRSVGFSMGMRQHEESDFIKWGDLCLRDSLNTIDMDENYIAQLSGSFPIPLSCHLLNLILNAAFQSHQAAPKVESFAAGMLWDLCNTTERLLSQSVEHRSCAVSFLLPAIFKAFSSQSSLKISHQGNLFILSRNGFIKRIWECCKKLFSVGSIERRDAYSVLSLCLSSGSWTDGTESFVSEKDAVQFDLRSEQEFWDEIKIGLVVDESLVRKQSLHILKSVLSIIEVSETISEKKPEGNSVNRSMTRKETWAEKEAKSLGVGELYGSVDSGLTSQQGWQAFLLLYEMLEEYGTHLVEAAWSNQIDLLIKSSLRYDGTLKSDCNNSHHGHMETPDEEAKIFNWLEVLWNRGFRHDNPLVRCTVMESFFGIEWRRYKTCTQSMSQTFVLGPFIEGLNDPTHHKDFGLKGIYTSRTIEGAAQYVSAYTSCLNPRNRVGFLINLASLAKKQSFCRAGFMALVQCIVSTAYVVGGYGDKEMGHLEDKFSGTAQESSCGHLSQDDMTHILDVLKFVAESSRQHFNHKYRIRVYQKVLETAASVVNPCNVPLGTLLQFVSAIPREFTDHDGLLRKMMLEWLQGCNRKTSNSLCTDGTRLLASLYEYLKGFTSDNVESFDDEDLEAWDSQTKRWARVFFLMINKEEHLTDIIMFVQNNGLSFFQEKNHLKRAPAKFLIFILSMLLELQNMQDGISELSSSVKSKSGIGSDEQTGKQIVVDASSIKKKFAVVLLSILKELIPFADSSCSIFWSHTTVENGALPGSVIGKLGGPSQRRLSVPTTTAVLEAVLSVKTIGLISSYCAQFTSGVGELKLALAFFWKFTQHTISSQICNSEAAAEIYLAAFEALASVLNAFVSLCSAGAFNLLENDSTLLSMVDGEFWLQVSVPAFVRNINHLLTAGVLVRSRRAVLLSWKWLCVESLLSVMHILDARRIPEDRKSFFSDDTVKSIFQDIVESLENAGEGSALPMLKSVRLALGILASGKSSLDGFSGVDTQTMWQLVKSCWILHISCKKRRVAPIAALLSSVLHSSLFSNKDMHITEDEHGPLKWFVEKVLEEGQKSPRTIRLAALHLSGLWLMYPRTIKYYIKELRLLTLYGSVAFDEDFEAELSDNNDARTEVSLLAKSPDPELTELFINTELYARVSVAGLFQKLANLAYMVEPASQNQDCQDALVAGKLFLLELLDAAVHDKDLAKELYKKYSAIHRRKIRAWQMICIMSRFVCNDIVGQVMDSVHICLHVSLQEQTERNNLPAVRQYLETFAINIYLKFPALVKEQLVPILKNYDSKAQQALSSYVFVAANVILHAEKIAQQTHLRELLPPILPLLTSHHHSLRGFAQLLVHRVLFRLFPPVESTSSHTISLEKLSFENLKSYLDKNPDCSRLRASMEGFLDAYDPSTSATPAGVFVNRVEESEFECVPTCLMDNVLSFLNDVREDLRASMAKDVVTIKNEGFKIDEEPKRRLIMSTTDEERLSEPSSLDFQRKITLSKHEKQDASSTSVLRNGETYKRLFEMEKEDELVTQLLRSRSMEVERLKSGRQSLILVASLVDRIPNLAGLARTCEVFKASSLAVADASIIHDKQFQLISVTAEKWVPIMEVPVNSLKLFLEKKKREGFSILGLEQTANSVSLDKYQFPKKTVLVLGREKEGIPVDIIHILDACIEIPQLGVVRSLNVHVSGAIALWEYTRQQRI